Proteins from a genomic interval of Bradyrhizobium sp. CCBAU 53340:
- a CDS encoding glycosyltransferase family 87 protein, whose translation MTLSTPSAKPRALRLPSLRAPLDLLFLLCCAVLTADVLGPEIFGHGKTKDYALWYWAGQQVLHGGPLYPSDIHHQFEFIYPPLPAILLAIPSWFGKIPLYLVLSILNGVAWWYTGILSNAMTGADRKPGPWLEALPAFVTVTFVFDMFDLGQPNLVLLAIMLYGIWCLQHQRSWFAGFMFALATAIKVFPIAVLPYLVWRRQWTAVLSMIAFIGILLYVVPAPIRGFARNAAELNTWYQGMVGSSSEKGFGQRDEQNWSWVNQSLIAVTHRLVRPINYNLEDPSKPPRTMNVIDVDYRTANWIVLAISVLLGLGFVAVMPQARKRTARSDAEELGILFCLMTVASPLARQYYFMWLFLPMTVLMHRAAFDIRPKVRLGTWLALGAAGIFMLLSLPWFPNAFQAWGNNLLATAILAVTLAWHIRHPPDAASSDAAAGLKPQPS comes from the coding sequence GTGACACTCTCGACTCCGTCCGCTAAACCTCGCGCATTGCGGCTTCCGTCGCTGCGCGCGCCGCTCGATCTGCTTTTCCTGCTCTGCTGCGCCGTTCTCACCGCCGATGTCCTCGGGCCGGAGATCTTCGGCCACGGCAAGACCAAGGACTACGCGCTGTGGTACTGGGCCGGACAGCAGGTGCTGCATGGCGGTCCGCTCTATCCCAGCGACATCCATCACCAGTTCGAGTTCATCTATCCGCCGCTGCCGGCGATCCTGCTGGCGATCCCGAGCTGGTTCGGCAAGATCCCGCTCTACCTCGTGCTGTCGATCCTGAACGGGGTGGCATGGTGGTACACGGGCATTCTCTCCAATGCGATGACCGGCGCGGACCGCAAGCCCGGTCCGTGGCTCGAAGCACTGCCGGCGTTCGTCACCGTGACCTTCGTGTTCGACATGTTCGATCTCGGTCAGCCGAACCTCGTCCTGCTTGCGATCATGCTCTACGGCATCTGGTGCCTTCAGCATCAGCGGTCCTGGTTCGCCGGCTTCATGTTCGCGCTCGCCACCGCCATCAAGGTGTTTCCGATCGCGGTGCTGCCTTATCTGGTCTGGCGAAGGCAATGGACGGCCGTCCTGAGCATGATCGCTTTCATCGGCATCCTGCTCTATGTCGTGCCGGCGCCGATCCGCGGCTTCGCGCGCAACGCCGCCGAGCTCAACACCTGGTACCAGGGCATGGTCGGCTCGAGCTCGGAAAAGGGGTTCGGCCAGCGCGATGAGCAGAACTGGTCGTGGGTCAACCAGTCCCTCATCGCGGTGACCCACCGGCTGGTCAGGCCGATCAACTACAATCTGGAAGATCCCAGTAAGCCGCCACGCACGATGAATGTCATCGACGTCGATTACAGGACTGCGAACTGGATCGTGCTCGCGATATCGGTCTTGCTCGGGCTCGGCTTTGTCGCTGTCATGCCGCAGGCGCGCAAGCGAACCGCGCGCTCGGACGCCGAGGAGCTCGGCATTCTGTTCTGCCTGATGACGGTGGCCTCGCCGCTGGCGCGACAATATTACTTCATGTGGCTGTTCCTGCCGATGACGGTGCTGATGCATCGTGCTGCCTTCGACATCAGGCCGAAGGTGCGGCTGGGAACCTGGCTCGCGCTCGGCGCTGCCGGCATTTTCATGCTGCTGTCGCTGCCTTGGTTTCCCAACGCCTTCCAGGCCTGGGGCAACAATCTCCTCGCCACGGCGATTCTCGCCGTTACGCTCGCCTGGCACATAAGGCATCCGCCTGACGCGGCTAGCTCCGACGCCGCGGCAGGGCTAAAACCACAGCCATCTTGA